The DNA segment ATATATCGTATCTTTGTGCTTGTTATGTACTTGATCGTGATGAAGGTTGTTGCTACTCGATTCTTTTGAAGAACAGCCACCCTTGTGTAGAAGGAGCCATGCATCATGATTGCCCTGTTTGTTTCGAGGTATACATGCTTTACATTTTTTTCCGTTGATGTATCATTGATTTAGATGAAATTTGAACCTTAAAAAATGGTGATCTGCAGTATTTATTTGATTCAAGAAATGATGTGGCTGTTTTGCCATGTGGACACACTATCCACAAAAACTGCTTGAAGGAGATGCAGGATCATCTGCAGTGAGTGCTGGCAGTTTCttgctttgttttctttttttttttatttcaattatttcttGCTTACTTTGTttcctctctttccttttttttttttttttaatcaattacacATGTTTGGCATTCTACCTTACTGACTTGCTACATGTCATGTTGACAATCAAACAGATATGCTTGCCCTCTCTGCTCTAAGTCTGTTTGTGACATGTCCAAGGTATGGGAGAAATTTGACATGGAGATTGCAGCTACCCCAATGCCAGAatcttatcaaaataaaatggttagcgtctctctctctctctctctctctctctctctctctgggtttAAATCTACAGGTAATAATCCAATTTCACTGTTCTTTTGGTTTGGAACTACTCAAACTCACCCATCGGCAGCCCAAGTGGTAAGGGTGAACTTGTGTGCATGAATCCTATGTCACAGGTTCGATTCTCCCTGGGATCAAACTgcgatttaagtgggaggcTATGGTGATGGGTGAATCCTAAGGGTTTTACCGTGGGATGGTTCCCTcgtcattatttaaaaaaaaataaaaaataaaagaaaagagagaacttGGTTCTCGGCCGATTGTTTCGTTTTTATAACTTTAATATCCTTGTGGGAACCCTTGTTTAACCTCATTTGTAGTATTTTGTGCCAATTCCTCTTTAGCTTTCTTAAATTGTTAGAACCACGACTGTCCTGAAGTATGCCAGATGCTGTTACTATATACATTCTGTCCCCCGTTTGATGAGTTCACCAGAATATTAACTATGGTTGTTGCTGTTTATGAAAATCTAATGGAAATACCGTTTCACAGGTTTGGATCCTTTGCAATGACTGTGGGAAAACATCAAATGTGCAGTTCCATGTAGTGGCTCAGAAATGCTTGAACTGCAAATCCTACAACACTCGCCAAACAGGGGGCTGAGCAAGTGACAGTGACTAGAATTTACTGTAAAAGGCAATGACATCTACAAATGTACTCAAATGAATGCGAAGTAATTGGGTTTTCTCAACCCGAGCTGCATTCATGGGTAAAGGGGATCGTGATATTTGTCGGTCCTGCATCTTGTTCTCCGCCGGCCACCCTATCCTGTGGCGTGTTCTCTGTCAGGAGAGCTGTCGCGCTCTGCTTTCGTACTACCCGTGTCCTaaattgttttttccttttgtacCCCGTCTGAGGTGATCATATGCAGACAATGTTGTTTTATTCTCTTGTGGAGATCTGGAAGAGTTGCATTCTTGATCATCCTCACTCGTCATGCCTTGTAGACTTGGGAGATTTGTGACAGCATCCTGTAGAGGTGGGGTTAATTTGCAATCTTAGTCCACCTGTGGATATATGTGAATAAAGTCGTTTGTATTTTGAGTTCCGTTTGAGTTTGTGGAGATTGTCCATGGACCATGATGCTTAGGGTTCGTTTAGTTATAAGAATTAAttcagtttaatttaattttaaattaagtttaaaatttaaatacgtaactcttaaatattaaatttatctcaatttaaaatttttttacacgttaaaattataaattttttaattcaatatatttttatatttaagatttataattattttttaattttttataaatatttttaaatttattttaatatttaaatatatctaaatgtattttagatgaattttataaaatttattatatgctcttaacttattattatttttaaaaaatttaattcatttcaatccAATTCAATATCTAAATGAAGTCATAGTTTTGCCATGAGATGCGTGGAAAATGCTCATCCTGAGAGGCAGACGCATTACGTTAACCCATCGTGGAGACTTCTCGAGTACAAACGGGGATGACATCGATTTTTTTATGGTATCTGTCATCTACGGTtagattgtgatttttttatttattcagaTATTTTTTACCGGCTGAAGAAAAGTTTTTCCATACGAGTAGATTATCACGAGacaaaatatctttttaaagaGATTCAATTTGGAACTATTATACGTCAAAGGTCtaatattgatataatttaagAGATTTACCTTGATTTTGTTCATGTCAATTAAcaattgaaaatttaatttgacatgaaatattagattataaaattatttttattagtaaaacgtattatataaaattacgttcatttataaaaaaaattttaatatatatatattttggtggTTTTATCCCTTCCCTTCTGTTATCTGTAGTGAACTATTTTTATAGCATAAAAAAATGAAGGGTAATCAACGGCTAGTACACAGTAATGGCGACAATCTCTCCCTCTGTCTTGTCATCTCCCTCTGTTCCTCCGCGGAGATCAACAGACATTTCTACCCACAAACCCGTTTCCATACCCACCGATGGCGCCATCTCTTTGTTGAGATCTTGTTCAAATATCAGGGAATTCTCACGAATTCACGCCCACTTAATCACCACAAACCTCATCCACGACCCTCTCATAGCCAGCCATGTCCTTCATTTCTTCATCTCCAACGGGAACCTCAGCTATTTTCACCGTATTTTGAGCCAAGAACACGGCTCAGAAACTATAATTTGGAACACACTTATTGAAAGCCGAATAAAAAATGGGTCTCCGCGAGAGGTCTTCTCAACTTACCATCACATGGTTACCCGAGGGGTACCACTCGATATTTCCACTTTTCGTTTTCTTCTTCATGCTTGTTCTGGTGTCTCTGCATTTCGAGAAGGAAAGGAAGTTCACGGTCGGATTTTGAAATACGGGTTAGGTTTCAATAAGTCTTTGACGAATATTCTAATGGGTTTGTATATGAAAGGCGGGGAATTGAAATACGTACACCAGCTGTTCGAGAGTTTGCCTGAGAGAGACGTGGTTAGCTGGAATACCATCATATCGTGCTATATTCGTCAGGGAATGCCTCGGGAGGCTTTGAGTCTGTTCTGGAGGATGAAGGTCGGCGGGGTTAAACCTGATGAAATAACCATGGTTAGCTTGGTTTCGGCCTGTACAAAATTGAGAGAGTTGAAAATGGGAGAGAAATTATATctttatattgaaaaaaatgagttggGGATTAGTCAGAACTTGTTAAATTGTCTGGTGGATATGTATGTCAAGTGTGGGGAAATGGAGAGAGCACAGGATCTCGTGGCTAAATGTAAATATGAAATTGACGTTGTCTTATGGACTACAATGGTCAGTGGGTATGTGAAATCTAATAAAATCAATGCAGCCAGGTGCCTGTTTGAGCAGATGAGAGAGAAGAATTTGATTACGTGGACTACGATGATTTCAGGTTATGTTCAAAGAGGTTATTATTATGAAGGTCTAGAGTTGTTCAGAGAAATGAGATCTGAAAATATGGAGCCAGATGAGGTTGTTCTTCTTACTGCACTTTCGGCCTGTGCTCGTATGGGGGATCGTGAGTTAGGCAGATCCATACACAATATGATTGTCAAATATGGCATGATTGTTGACGGGTTTCTTGGGAATGCCTTGATAGACCACTACGCAAAATGTGAACTATTGGATGAAGCTTGGAAAATATTTGAGCAGTTGCCATGTAAGACTGTAGTGTCGTGGAATTCAATGTTGGATGGGTTTTGCAGAAGCGGAGATATAGAGAAGGCAATAGCCTTCTTCAATGAAATCCCTGAGAAGGACGTGATTTCTTGGAACACCTTGATCAAGTGCTGCACCAGGTTTCATCATCACAGCGAATCGTTTAAGCTGTTCCTTAATATGCAAAGTCTAAATGTAAAACCCGACAAGCTCACTTTGATCAGTTTGCTATCCTCCTCTGCTAGTGTTGGGGCATTGAACAATGGCATTTGGGTCCATGTTtacataaaaaagaattatattgaATTGGATAGCATGTTGGGGACTGCCCTAATTGACATGTATGGAAAGTGTGGAAGCATTGATAAAGCCTACGAGTTATTTTCTGAGATAACGGAGAAAAATGTGTTTGTGTGGACAGCAATCATTGGAGCACATGCCATGGAGGGGAAAGCTTGGGAAGCAATTGATCTTTTCCTGAAAATGGAAGAAACAGCAATAGAGCCAGATTATGTCACCTTTATAGCTCTTTTATCTGCTTGTAGTCATGGAGGCTTAATTGATGAAGGGTACAAGTATTTCAACAAGATGACTACTGTCTACAAAATTGCTCCTACAATCCAGCACTATGGGTGCATGGTTGATCTTCTAGGTCGAGTTGGGAAGTTAGAAGAGGCGGTAAAACTCATTGAGAGTATGCCAATAGAACCAGATGTCTCAATCTGGAGTGCCTTGCTGAGAGCATGTGGAAGCCATCAAAACATAGAATTAGCAGAGCATGCATTTAAACATCTCACAGAGATTGACCCTCTAAATGATGCAGCTCATGTGCTACTCTCAAACATATATGCAAAAGCCGGTAGATGGGATGAAGTCAGCTGGGCGAGAAAGAAACTGCATGATCTAGGGGTACAGAAGCACCCAGGATGCAGTCTGATAGAGCTGAACGGCATTGTTCATGAATTCAGAGCTGGAGATTTTTCTAGCCCTCAATCTGCAGAAATTTATGCCATGTTGGATGAGTTAGAGGAAAGATCACCAAAAGAAGAACCAGAGGAAGAGGCATCATCTCGGCATAGCGAGAAGTTGGCCGTTGCTTTTGGTCTTATAAGCAGCCCTGCAGGAACTCCCGTCCGGGTTGTGAACAACCTGCGGATTTGTGGAGGCTGTCACTTGGCTATGAAGATTATATCTCAGGTttataatagagaaattattgtCAGGGATAATTACAGGTTCCATCGATTTATAGACGGGTATTGCTCCTGTAAAGATTATTGGTAAATCCAGTTTTGGCTTCTAAAAGTTCCATTCTTTTcgatataaaaagaaaaatgtaaaagaaaaaaaaaacatatgaaatgagattaacATTATACCATATTAATTTTGGTCAACATTTTCTTTTGAGAGCAAGCTTTtactttttgagtttttttttttgtttggccgTGAATAATATGAGTGGAAGTAAATAATGGAGAGACAAAATCAATAAATTTAGAAGCTAATCTATCTCTGACCCTTGCTTTCAAATCAACGAAAGAGATTTTGAAGCATTGATCTTAATCGGATTTAATACATGGGGTTTAAATTTATTCAAGAGGTAAAGGCTGCAGTGAGAAAATTCTTTTCAGAACGTAGATTGTTgcatcaaattttgaaggaagCATTAGGTCTCGTTTGGAACATGGATTGATATCAACTCATATCagttgagtttaaatttaagcttaactcaatatctaaatacataactctcaaatcactaaatatCACTAAACTTAAGACCTATTTACACATGAGAttcacaatctttttcaactcaacacataTTTACATGCAGGACCtacaacattttttaacttttcataaagaaaaattctaaacagcccacacactacatattttttttaaatttttttatgagcttgtttattcttcttaaactaattgaatttttctacttattatccagatatcaaatatttggtaaaagaaGCGTGGTGTGTGggtttatgtttaaaatttttatttatgagcttttttagtttttaagaagaataaactaaaaaaaataaaaaaataaaaaaataaaaaaaatgttcggTGTGTGAGCTTACGTGTAGTAAAACTCTTCTacaaatacatctaaatttatcttaacatctaaatatatctaaatttattttaaataaactcTACAAAACTTACTCTATTATCtcaatttactattatttataaagaattcaactCAACTTAATATTTAAACGTGGAAACGATGTTTGAGCATCTAAAACTAGAATAATCAAGTTTTGCCGAAGAAATGTGAAACGGACAACGGTGCAGGTTGAAGTAGGAAAGCCCAAACTCATTGCCATTTTGTAAAAGTTAATTAGGCCCATTTCATGTGCACTTCAATACTTCAATATAAAAGCAGTTCGAGTCGGGGGAAACGTTTCAGAACTTCCAGGCAGCTTTCCCTCTCAAATTCCCGTCCCGCCCGTAGAAGTCCGATTCGCAAAACTCTCCCAGAGAGGAAAGGAATGGCGACCTCGCCACCTCACTCGGATGCTCAACTCCTTCCTGCTCCGGAAGCTGACTCTCAGCTCTCCTCTCTCGTCTACGGTCAGTTGCTTGTCTCTCGCTGTCTAtcctaaatataatttggtgATGTCGAGAAATTTCACATGGtttggaagggaaaaaagagaGTTAAAAATTCTCACTGTGATTAATCTGTCAAATTACGTTTACTACTTTGGTTGTACGATCCCTTCGATTTTATTTCAGCAAAAGGAAGGAACAAAAGTGCTTTCCAAAACGCCAAAGAGTTCGTTAGTAATTGAATTCCTTCAAGCTTAATGAAAATGTGAGAAGCTTTATTTTATCGCATAAAATgttaagctctctctctctctccaatgtTCAAGAACTgtgtggatttttattttttttcattttccttgtaATAGACATCGCACCAggcgttttatttttattgtatcaTAGATTCTTGCTAATTATCCACCAATACTTGAATAATTGGTGATATTTCAAAGTTGAACCAAATCTGCCAATGCATCTTCTGTGTCTCTAAGTTTTTAATATGCGACGTTTCTTGCCAACGTTTTCTTTAAGAAAACATTTATTAGCTCATCAAGTTCTTATTGATTTCATGAACAGTAGAGTCATTATCCAAACTAGAGACTGAACTTGTCCGTCCGTACGTAGTATCTGAGAAATAGTGGATCACGTCACATCTGCGCAGATTCTCTTTCTCACCGTGTGTATTTTTATACTGGTTCATTTATAAATGATAAAGCATATTAAAACAGTTTCGAATTACTGAAGCCTTTCCAATCAGAGGTCGTGGGTTTGATGCTCACACCAACCAAAATCCTTTTTGCTCTAGTTGAGTCAGCTACACGCTTGATTTGCTTCCATTTTGACGACAAGTAGAGTTTATAAATGAAGATTCCTAGATCCTGCGCATTTTTTCCTTCAAACTTGATGTTGCTTTTACTGAATGCAGATATGTTGCAACAATTCCAAGGGGCAATGGAGAGCATGCTTAAAATGATTAAGTGAGTTTGTAATTAGCACTACTAAGTTGATAGATATTGCTTCTTATCACTACCATACTCTgcagtgagattgatcaaaactcTACTGGAATAATGGAAGAGATGGAGAAATGCAAAGATTCTGCTCTTGAGAGGAAGAGGACCTTGGAGGAAGAGAAGGAACGATTTCAGAAAGCTGCTTATACTGTCTTGGACATGCTCAACAGCGGAGATTAAAAGTTGTAAGTGGTACTACTTTCCACCGGTAGCCCTTTGAGTcttgatgacagatatgaattCAAAGAGAACAATGTCATGCTTCTGAAATACTTGGAAGATGGTTGAAATCATCACTTGCCCATGGCAATGGATTACTAAGGTGGCATTTGATCAAATATTATGTTAGtgttcaaaaaataaacaagtggTCATTCTCTCTTAAAGCCCTCAACTCCTCCACTTCTGAGCCATCAGCCATGAGAACTTTGCTTCCTCTTTTGCCAAACTTTTTCTCTGCATTGACAAAATGTAAGAGTATATCAGTCTGGTGAGTCCTCTCTTGTTTAATTCAAACGAATAGTGAATCAGTAAATTGACATAGAGTGAGAGTAGAAAATTAATAATCCCTGTAGTCTAAATAATTTGGACATATGTCAAAGCACTGAACCCTAGCCCATCTATGGTTGACTCAGGAGATCTcattaattcaattttatataGTCACAGTCCCTCTGATTTGTTGGTGAAACATTTAAAATGTATTTTGGACTTGTATGTTTTCTGCCGAGGATATCTCACAGTATCTTGATAGTGAATCATTGATTGGTTAAGTCCTTTAGCATGTCTTCTAGTAATGATTCATGAAAAATACTAGCATTTGAGAATCTTTTGGAGGTATGCATGTGTGGTAATACCTGCTAATCTGAAAAGGCCTTCTATTGAGTCAGGCAGATTTATAAGCTTTCCCATCATGTCATCTTCCTTTGCATTTTCATTCGGATGATGCCCATGGACTATCACCCTTATGGAAAATGTGCTTGTTATTGATTTAGAAGTTTCTTCTGTTCCTGCAAGACAGTAGCTTGAATT comes from the Carya illinoinensis cultivar Pawnee chromosome 8, C.illinoinensisPawnee_v1, whole genome shotgun sequence genome and includes:
- the LOC122317753 gene encoding pentatricopeptide repeat-containing protein At2g29760, chloroplastic-like, with translation MATISPSVLSSPSVPPRRSTDISTHKPVSIPTDGAISLLRSCSNIREFSRIHAHLITTNLIHDPLIASHVLHFFISNGNLSYFHRILSQEHGSETIIWNTLIESRIKNGSPREVFSTYHHMVTRGVPLDISTFRFLLHACSGVSAFREGKEVHGRILKYGLGFNKSLTNILMGLYMKGGELKYVHQLFESLPERDVVSWNTIISCYIRQGMPREALSLFWRMKVGGVKPDEITMVSLVSACTKLRELKMGEKLYLYIEKNELGISQNLLNCLVDMYVKCGEMERAQDLVAKCKYEIDVVLWTTMVSGYVKSNKINAARCLFEQMREKNLITWTTMISGYVQRGYYYEGLELFREMRSENMEPDEVVLLTALSACARMGDRELGRSIHNMIVKYGMIVDGFLGNALIDHYAKCELLDEAWKIFEQLPCKTVVSWNSMLDGFCRSGDIEKAIAFFNEIPEKDVISWNTLIKCCTRFHHHSESFKLFLNMQSLNVKPDKLTLISLLSSSASVGALNNGIWVHVYIKKNYIELDSMLGTALIDMYGKCGSIDKAYELFSEITEKNVFVWTAIIGAHAMEGKAWEAIDLFLKMEETAIEPDYVTFIALLSACSHGGLIDEGYKYFNKMTTVYKIAPTIQHYGCMVDLLGRVGKLEEAVKLIESMPIEPDVSIWSALLRACGSHQNIELAEHAFKHLTEIDPLNDAAHVLLSNIYAKAGRWDEVSWARKKLHDLGVQKHPGCSLIELNGIVHEFRAGDFSSPQSAEIYAMLDELEERSPKEEPEEEASSRHSEKLAVAFGLISSPAGTPVRVVNNLRICGGCHLAMKIISQVYNREIIVRDNYRFHRFIDGYCSCKDYW
- the LOC122319353 gene encoding uncharacterized protein LOC122319353, with the protein product MATSPPHSDAQLLPAPEADSQLSSLVYDMLQQFQGAMESMLKMINEIDQNSTGIMEEMEKCKDSALERKRTLEEEKERFQKAAYTVLDMLNSGD